aaaattttaaaattggatCCTACCATGTTACGTCATGGAATTGGAACCTATCGGGAACctatattataccacaggttccggatACCGTATTGGAACatgtaaattttttgttttctaaataaaataaaaaaatgtctcattcataatcagtaatcatgcaaaacaaaatgtcgacataaatttagatttttctttaaaattaataactatatattttaaatataagagTATTTAAACATAACTATATATAAttggagaaattattatctAGGTTCAGGTATCGATTTCGGTTTTGAATGCCATATATGCAAGAATTGAAACCGAAACCGAAACTGATTTTTATCGGTTCTGTATTTTAATACCCGAACTTTACCCTATTTTTAATACGAGCTACTCAGACTCTACCCTAACAGATAGATTCCGATCAGTTTCAGATATATTCGGTATCCGTGCACACTCCTAAATTGTGTGCAACATAAATTCCTCTCCAAATATTACAAGTCAGTATCGTACGATGAATATAGTCCCTACTATGTAATGATGACATGCGCATCGTGTACTTTACAAGACTCATATTACATCCCGCACACTATGTACGAGCCATGAGTATTTATTTTTGTCCCAAGAACTTAtacacctatatatatataggtaatgacataattattattatcgaTTAATTAGTCTGAatccatattgaaacatttatacAAGACTTGCACATATTTGTGTGTTACAAAAGAGGGAAAGATTCCATCCAAACTATATCTATCAATTAACACTTTGACTTAAGATTGCTTGGTCCCGGACAGATAAGATGATGATATATGATAGATATtaatattgaaagaaaaatgcattttctAATGAATGTGTGGAAAAAGGGGACGAAATGTGTTGACCAATGAGGATAGTACATTGGACTAACCTATATATGGGTTGTCATATATTATAAGGGGTATACATATAGGGAATGGATACATAAAGGATCTAACGAAATCCGAATAATGACAAGTTAATATGAATTCTTTCGAATATTAATCAAGAGCAGTTCTCGTCGAGAGGAGAATTGTCATGTAACCACAAGAAGAATACATATTATAGTAATTTCACTTTTATACTAGTAATAATAAAAGGCACTTCTTTCCACCGATGAAAAAGGCCCTTGATCGTCAGTCAAATTAATcccctaatatatatatttgacagACAGAAGAGCGGTGCCTAAGcacaaagaaaaaataaaaaataattattatatatcaaaGTCGAAGTGCACGATGTGGATGTGCTGTCTAAGCAACATTATCGGAAACCCTATCAGCTCCATGTTGATTGACGGTTCATCAATTCCGGTAAATGGAACTTTTATTATATGATATTTGTGTTATATCCGacgaattatatatatatatattcatattatatacatatatggtgaaatataattatgagATTTTCGAAAATATCTAAgtcaataatttataaaaatatgacaTTTTTTAATCCAATATTCCCCGgcaaaaagaaatcaatattctaaatatcatgtaaacaaaagacatgacATTTATCTTATACgtctttattttgttttagtttttttcCTACTCTTATATCCTACAGTGTTGTTTTTCTCTTTCATATGCTGGAGAAAGTCTTACATGTAACATGGCTATATCCGTTACACTAATACATTCTCCATAGGCACCTATACATATTACGGATTATTTTACTCTCTATATATGTTATCTGCATTTTCTTAAGAGACTGAGGTAAGTATTTACTTGCATTCTTGAGTTGAACTTCTTAATTGCACAATGCGCGGGTATCACTTGAGACACCGAGCTCGCGATCTCAGCagatatgaaataataatagaaaaataatgatagaAAAATGGGCGTATATAAATGCCACCACACTCCATAGAGTGTGTCTACCTTTGCTTGCTTACTTTCTCATTGTAACACTGACTTAActcatcatcttcctcttccttctccCATCTCAAAGACAGTATGGTGGCGCTTCAATCTTTCCGACCCCATAGCTTTTTATTCTCCATCCTCATCatagtcttcttcttctccttcaccATCTCAATCTCATCTGCCGCGACGGAGACAGTGCAGAAAGTCTGCAACCAAACGAGTTACTACCGCTACTGCGTCGCCACCCTCTACTCGGACCCAAGAACACCGAACGCTGACCCCTACTTCTTGGCCTACATCTCTTTCGGCCTTGCCTACTTAAACGCCTCCAACTCGCACGACTTCTTCTCCCACGCGGTAAATAACACCCGCCCACATCACCATAAGCTGGTCCAGAGCCTGACCATCTGCCAGGATGGTTACAAAAGGGTGGTCTCGGCCCTCGAGACAGCCTACGAGGACCTCAACACGGAGAGCTTTGCCAAGTTGGGAAGGCTGTCAAGGGTGGCTGGCCGTGCTGCGGATAAGTGCAACCGTGCTTTCAGTGGTGTGGTGAAAGCGCCGGTGGGGTCGGCCGCACCTGCGGTGGCGGTCAGGAACAGAGACATGAAGCGGCTGTCGGAGATCTGCAGTGTGGTTTCAAAACTCCTCGGTGCTTCCAAGTGAAAACCCTATTGGTTCTTCTGtgtgctttgtttgcttgtctaaCAGCCGGCTCTTTGTTGTTAGTATTCTCTTGATCATTGATGaagttctttattttttgactCCGTATAAGCTTTGTTACGAACATTAAGGCGCTCTCGATCTCACTACCCTTTTCTTTCCCTCGATCGGCGAAACAAAAACGAAGTATTCTCATCCTATTGTTTAATGTTGTTAGTCCATGACGTGTGCGTACGGTACACTGTGATCAATATCGCGGGATGCGAATATACAAGCATCAAAGGATTTAGGACACCAATGAAGTTCAAGTTCGCTAAGggtgaaaaaaaggaaatcaaaatttttggTCCGAAGAAAAGGATATGatacatagatatataatataagttATAACACCAATATTTATCCAATACTTCTATAGCGtctacacacacacacatttatatatatgtatatatgccgATTCATGAATTCCCCAGGTTGGCTTCGGATGGACGGACGACACAAAGAGACTTATGAGCCATTCATagagaaaacaacaaaaagatcaaggtgagaaagagagagagcgatTAAATAATTGACATCTCATATGATGTCGATATTGCAATCTGTAATAtgaattgataatttttatcCTTGTACTAGATTTATgggtaaaagaaaagaaaagaaaagaaaagaaaagaaaaaaaaaaaaatatatatatatatatatatatatatgatttgatCATAAATTTATAGTTGAACAAGGTGTCATCAGCTATACCAAAGTTAATGTATGTGCAAATAATTACGCAAGCATCCTTTGAACTTAGCTTGACCCGGAAAGCTCGACATGAACCcgaattcaaataaataattaagggaaagatatatccagcaaaaaaagaaaaaaagaaaaaaaaaggaataaggGAGATATCTATGGTCACTTAAGCGAGTATTATTTCTTAGATACAACATTACGTTCGGAATCGTTTTCATGTTGTAGGTCCTGAATCAGTTAAGTCGACTCAATGTCATCCTAGAACTGATGCAGACTGATGCATCGATCATGCATAGCTTTGATGCTAGTGCGAGGACAGTCGGGCATCAGTgtaaaaagttgaaaattaaTATCTGCAGGCTATGGGATGGACCCATGCAACATTTTAATGGAAGGCGGGGTCTGTCGGTACTCCTGTTTCTTTGCAGACAACCATATGGTTgcttttcattaaaaaaaaaaaaactatggcTGCTAGTAAATTGCATGTCAGGTGAGCAGGGCCTGCTTCTTAAGCAAACTGAATATTGCAGATGGAAATTTAATTCCCAGGGCACTTTGATgcgaagatatatatatatatcctatggtataattaacaaaattagttgtaatatatataatagtcaTGGAATCCGTGCGCTCCACGGGATTATTTCACCAAtctgaaaagaaattatattaaaaagaaaaattctttcaatAATCAACAGTgaaacaaaaagaataaaataaataaataatttcaaatttagtAGGGATGATCTTACTTTTTGAAAGCTTGTATATGAGTAACAATACCTTTTGAGAGAGAAGCTCACATCACCAATCTCGAAAAACAATAtgaggaaaataaagaaaaataaaaaatattcctataaaatgagagaaaataaatg
The sequence above is drawn from the Punica granatum isolate Tunisia-2019 chromosome 5, ASM765513v2, whole genome shotgun sequence genome and encodes:
- the LOC116209160 gene encoding cell wall / vacuolar inhibitor of fructosidase 2-like, with the translated sequence MVALQSFRPHSFLFSILIIVFFFSFTISISSAATETVQKVCNQTSYYRYCVATLYSDPRTPNADPYFLAYISFGLAYLNASNSHDFFSHAVNNTRPHHHKLVQSLTICQDGYKRVVSALETAYEDLNTESFAKLGRLSRVAGRAADKCNRAFSGVVKAPVGSAAPAVAVRNRDMKRLSEICSVVSKLLGASK